Proteins encoded within one genomic window of bacterium:
- a CDS encoding site-specific DNA-methyltransferase codes for MQKRKTKSPAKKKPIEQYEHKDKQRVNNPPVGLVTPDTDPDVKQGQPKKTYQYDPHLDPQLVWAGKAEHTSFEIPTVSLHVHERIDPRSIIEAVRNKNGSNYEQMSLFSSKDENPPLRDAIDFYKHRHNWSNRLIAGDSLLVMNSLLEKEGLGGQVQMIYFDPPYGIKYGSNFMPFVNKKNVEDGKDEDLTAEPEMIKAFRDTWELGIHSYLTYLRDRFLLARNMLDESGSIFVQINDNNLHLVKAVMDEIFGYDNCVNIIPFKKRASFLSRFGKGLFELFDYIIWFAKDIEKVKVNPLYVPSNKEEQLRGEFRFYQDKGEVRNITEADIQNPNLDLSKVFRTHSASKKSKEPKYTEPIKFEAKTLHPPSGHEWKANPQGMKRLAELNRLVGTSPTRPYKIFYSDFPYQILNNLWDDTLAEQFPVYAVQTDELPIQRCMLLTSMPGDLVLDITCGSGTTAFVAEQWGRRWITCDTSRIAIALAKQRLMTANFEYYEFAHPNEGVGSGFRYRSSKRIKLETLANNLQPDEIYFYDQPIADSKKERVTGPFTVEAVPAPVVKALEAIGAIESSKQEADTTIARSGETLRQREWRDELLKSGIRGKNGQYILFSRVEAMSGTRWLHAEAETKTNDKGSDSVRETIKEYKAIQRVVISFGPEHGPLEQRQVELAWEEASTLKPKPDLVVFAAFQFDPEAAKDIDETDAQKAGMLFLKVQMNADLLTDDLRKKRSSSESFWLIGQPDVKLSKIKSGDAKGNYQVDVLGFDYYNTKTGTIDSGGNERIAMWLLDTDYDGRSLFPRQVFFPMAAENEGWSRLARNLKAEIDEDLIEAYRGTISLPFEPGKHNRIAVKIVDDRGIESLKVMEVE; via the coding sequence ATGCAAAAACGAAAAACTAAATCCCCCGCCAAGAAAAAGCCTATCGAGCAATACGAACACAAGGACAAACAGCGGGTCAATAATCCGCCGGTAGGTCTCGTCACGCCGGATACCGATCCGGATGTCAAGCAGGGACAACCAAAAAAAACGTACCAATACGATCCGCATCTTGATCCACAGCTTGTATGGGCGGGCAAGGCGGAACACACATCTTTTGAAATTCCTACGGTGTCGCTGCATGTCCACGAACGAATAGACCCGCGCTCGATCATCGAAGCGGTGCGAAACAAGAACGGATCGAACTACGAACAGATGTCGCTATTCAGTAGCAAGGACGAAAACCCGCCCCTGCGGGACGCGATTGATTTCTATAAGCACCGGCATAACTGGAGCAACCGCCTGATAGCAGGCGACTCTTTGCTTGTGATGAATTCACTCCTCGAAAAAGAGGGCCTCGGCGGACAAGTGCAAATGATCTACTTCGACCCGCCGTACGGAATTAAATATGGAAGTAATTTTATGCCCTTCGTTAATAAAAAAAATGTCGAAGATGGAAAAGACGAAGACTTGACTGCTGAACCTGAAATGATAAAAGCATTCCGTGATACATGGGAATTGGGTATTCATTCATATTTAACTTACCTTAGAGATAGATTCTTATTAGCAAGAAACATGTTGGATGAATCCGGGAGTATTTTTGTTCAAATCAATGACAATAATTTGCACCTCGTTAAAGCAGTGATGGATGAAATTTTCGGTTACGATAATTGTGTAAATATTATTCCTTTTAAAAAGAGAGCTTCATTCCTTTCAAGATTTGGTAAGGGACTATTTGAACTATTTGATTATATAATTTGGTTTGCAAAAGATATTGAAAAGGTGAAAGTAAACCCGTTGTATGTGCCATCAAATAAAGAAGAACAGCTTCGAGGTGAATTCAGGTTTTATCAAGACAAAGGTGAAGTTAGGAATATAACAGAGGCGGATATTCAAAACCCCAATCTAGATTTATCAAAAGTTTTCAGAACTCATTCAGCTTCCAAAAAAAGCAAAGAACCTAAATACACAGAACCGATAAAATTTGAAGCTAAAACTTTACATCCACCAAGCGGGCATGAGTGGAAAGCGAATCCACAAGGGATGAAGAGGTTAGCTGAATTAAATCGTCTAGTTGGTACTAGCCCAACACGTCCTTATAAAATATTTTATAGTGATTTCCCATATCAAATCTTAAATAACCTTTGGGATGATACTCTTGCAGAACAGTTCCCAGTCTATGCCGTGCAAACTGATGAATTGCCAATACAGCGATGTATGCTCTTAACAAGTATGCCCGGAGATTTGGTTCTTGATATTACTTGTGGAAGCGGAACAACGGCATTTGTTGCCGAGCAATGGGGAAGACGATGGATTACATGTGATACTTCACGAATTGCTATTGCATTGGCAAAGCAAAGATTAATGACGGCAAATTTTGAATATTACGAATTTGCTCATCCTAACGAGGGTGTAGGAAGTGGTTTTAGATATAGATCTTCCAAAAGAATAAAATTAGAAACACTTGCAAACAATTTACAGCCAGACGAGATTTATTTCTACGATCAACCAATCGCAGATTCCAAAAAAGAAAGAGTAACAGGGCCGTTCACTGTGGAAGCGGTACCGGCGCCTGTTGTAAAAGCGTTAGAAGCTATCGGTGCAATAGAATCATCTAAGCAGGAAGCTGATACGACCATTGCACGTTCCGGTGAAACATTACGTCAGCGTGAGTGGCGCGACGAATTGCTCAAATCGGGCATACGCGGGAAAAACGGCCAATATATTCTTTTCTCGCGTGTAGAAGCTATGTCGGGCACGCGATGGCTTCACGCCGAAGCGGAAACAAAGACGAATGACAAAGGTTCCGATTCTGTTCGCGAAACGATCAAGGAATACAAAGCAATTCAGCGCGTCGTCATTTCATTTGGCCCGGAGCACGGCCCGCTGGAACAGCGGCAGGTGGAACTTGCCTGGGAAGAAGCCAGCACATTAAAACCGAAACCGGATCTGGTTGTATTTGCCGCATTCCAGTTCGATCCCGAAGCCGCCAAAGATATTGACGAAACCGATGCACAAAAAGCGGGCATGCTTTTTCTGAAAGTTCAGATGAATGCCGATCTACTTACGGACGATCTGAGAAAAAAACGTTCCAGCAGTGAAAGCTTCTGGCTTATCGGTCAGCCGGATGTGAAATTGTCGAAGATCAAATCGGGTGACGCCAAAGGAAACTATCAAGTCGATGTTCTTGGATTTGATTATTACAACACCAAAACCGGAACGATTGATTCCGGCGGAAACGAACGTATTGCCATGTGGCTGCTTGATACGGATTACGATGGGCGCAGTTTATTTCCACGTCAGGTATTTTTTCCGATGGCCGCTGAGAATGAAGGCTGGTCACGTCTCGCACGAAATCTGAAAGCCGAGATAGACGAAGACTTGATCGAAGCCTATCGCGGCACGATCTCACTGCCCTTTGAGCCGGGCAAGCATAACCGGATAGCGGTAAAGATCGTGGATGATAGAGGGATTGAGAGTTTGAAAGTAATGGAGGTGGAGTAA